A region from the Oceanidesulfovibrio marinus genome encodes:
- a CDS encoding WD40 repeat domain-containing protein, which translates to MTDSKNFFREVPIMRLAGYTKLFLVITLLAAMQAAGTTAMAAEPLAVAGGSFGYVFEVSKGHSLDFSKLDKVHSKTVYASAYRDGLLLTGDKKGRLAAWNLKKKDGEILEDSHRGAVRSIAFSPDGSLFATASKDRTVFIWETNGLKHTQTLEGHDSYVYGTDFSPDSTLLASVGSDNKLVLWDTKTWEESKSIDAHYNAIYAVRFSPDGKTLATASADKFLKVWNVPDLSEKWEVLAHDNGVYCLDFSPDGSLLVTAGADKTIRIWDAATGKELRHVENPDSVSMNSVEFTADGKFVFVGDDSGDILEVDVEQGTIVERGKADTAVKALAVIN; encoded by the coding sequence ATGACGGACTCCAAGAATTTTTTCAGAGAGGTACCCATCATGCGATTAGCCGGATACACGAAACTCTTTCTTGTCATTACACTTCTTGCTGCCATGCAAGCGGCCGGCACCACCGCCATGGCCGCCGAACCCCTGGCTGTCGCTGGAGGCAGTTTCGGATATGTGTTCGAAGTTTCAAAAGGCCACAGCTTGGATTTCAGCAAGCTGGATAAAGTGCACTCAAAAACAGTCTATGCGTCGGCATACCGCGACGGCTTGCTTCTGACCGGTGACAAGAAAGGACGGTTGGCCGCATGGAATCTCAAAAAGAAGGATGGCGAAATCCTCGAGGATTCCCACCGCGGAGCCGTACGGTCCATCGCCTTCAGTCCGGACGGTTCGCTCTTCGCAACGGCGAGCAAGGACCGTACGGTGTTTATCTGGGAAACCAACGGGCTCAAGCATACGCAGACTCTCGAAGGCCACGACAGCTACGTATACGGCACGGATTTCAGTCCGGACAGCACCCTGCTGGCTTCAGTGGGCTCCGACAACAAGCTCGTGCTTTGGGACACCAAGACCTGGGAAGAGTCCAAATCCATAGACGCGCACTACAACGCCATCTACGCGGTGCGTTTTTCTCCGGACGGGAAAACCCTGGCCACCGCCAGTGCAGATAAATTCCTTAAAGTCTGGAATGTGCCCGACCTCTCGGAAAAATGGGAGGTGCTGGCTCATGACAACGGCGTCTACTGCCTCGACTTCAGCCCGGATGGAAGCCTGTTGGTAACGGCGGGCGCGGACAAGACAATCCGCATCTGGGACGCCGCCACAGGCAAGGAGCTGCGCCATGTCGAAAATCCCGACTCCGTGTCCATGAACTCCGTGGAGTTTACCGCCGATGGAAAATTCGTGTTCGTGGGAGACGATTCCGGCGACATCCTCGAAGTGGATGTGGAGCAGGGAACCATTGTCGAGCGTGGCAAAGCAGATACCGCGGTGAAAGCACTGGCAGTCATCAACTAG